A DNA window from Gallaecimonas pentaromativorans contains the following coding sequences:
- the smrA gene encoding DNA endonuclease SmrA: MHDDDKSLFEKEMLGVKPISRGDHIGLAPKDANSNSKARRAAAEAELAEDLNYLSSESVELVEPHDVLSYKKAGVQDGVFKQLRQGKYDIQSVLDLHKKRFIAARSEVFDFIRTSHRIGLRTLLVLHGRGEHAQPVPALLKSYCAKWLKEMPEVLAYHSAQRHHGSTGALYVLLRKNDEQKRENFERHAKR; this comes from the coding sequence ATGCACGATGATGACAAGAGTTTGTTTGAAAAGGAAATGCTGGGCGTCAAACCGATATCCCGGGGCGACCACATTGGCCTGGCCCCCAAGGATGCCAACAGCAACAGCAAGGCCCGGCGCGCCGCCGCCGAGGCGGAGTTGGCAGAAGATCTCAACTACCTGTCATCGGAAAGTGTCGAGCTGGTGGAGCCTCACGATGTGCTCTCCTACAAGAAAGCCGGGGTCCAAGACGGGGTATTCAAGCAATTGCGGCAGGGTAAATACGATATCCAGTCGGTGCTCGACCTGCACAAAAAGCGCTTTATCGCCGCCCGCAGTGAGGTCTTCGATTTTATCCGCACCAGCCATCGCATTGGCCTTCGCACCCTCTTGGTGCTCCACGGCCGCGGCGAGCACGCCCAGCCGGTGCCGGCGCTGCTGAAAAGTTACTGCGCCAAATGGCTAAAAGAAATGCCGGAAGTGCTGGCCTATCACAGCGCCCAGCGCCATCACGGCTCCACCGGCGCGCTCTATGTGCTGCTTCGAAAAAACGACGAACAAAAGCGCGAGAATTTTGAGCGCCACGCCAAACGCTAA
- a CDS encoding ExeM/NucH family extracellular endonuclease, which yields MLKKSSLVVAMALCSHGAMADLLITEYVEGSSYNKALEITNTGDSVENLDGTDVAVYFNGASTTTTHIALSGTLAAGASLVLAHTSADDSIQADIRSGSVNFNGDDAVALERDGQVLDLIGIIGVDPGSEYTQDGKSTKDMTLRRIPGSSPSTTFDFDQWQAFAKDSFAGLGCSGLSDCTGDGDDDGTPPDAWVCPSDYQTIPSIQGSGFSSPLVPDGSYYSTDKVVTQGRVTQVMRGLLKGFFLQDGAGDGDPATSDGIFVYTGSAPDSSIQPGQAVCVEGLVQEYYGFTEIVMDHMAQSPLDLAQVEPVDLVIDPKDIPGSLERVEGMKVRLTASSDMQVTRPFSYDYDSSRNNMVLAYGGPLYTPTQLYPALSDDAVALAKSNAERTLYIDTDSKPADGVVPYFPGLDAEQGYIRVGDRVENLTGVVAYSYSNYRLVAGTDASLSAADFVHLQDRTAAPVVAETGSLRVASFNVLNFFNEAVGGDANPLGVNRGAETADAFALQRTKIVSALTAIDADVLGLIEVENNGFGENSAIRNLVDALNAELPSDKQYAFVSPDAGGSIGSDAITSAILYRPAKVAAQGALDILEMPNQITVTDGVEDIHHGGRPSLLQTFKRVNAKGKAVGKAFRVAINHLRSKGSSCAEDEEGKVVDGQGSCNELRNTEVSRLADHILATKTPTLLLGDFNAYGSEDPLLVLTEIPALDRELKTAHDTYLGDTTEAPLLEGPARVITQGYGLVNLTEPKAYSYQYDGAIGRLDQALATKDLAQKVVAVADWNINSAESNLFTYETQYTGSLVKSEGPFSSSDHDPVVVELDWGAQEHSGPALCEHKVVNRWTGGFQGAIRITNTSDKPIKGWDVNWGYTDGSHVGGAWGAALTGEGPYNAKNLSWNSTIAPNQTVEVGFTAQGDGHATAVTGDICQAADDQDDGDDTQPLPSAQCEYQLDNSWPGGFQGKVRITNTSAAPIFGWQVAWSFLDGSTISHSWSADVKGDGPYTGSDLSWNHSIEPGQSVEFGFIGKGAGKASAISGDLCK from the coding sequence ATGCTTAAGAAATCTTCACTCGTGGTGGCCATGGCGCTTTGCAGCCATGGCGCCATGGCTGATCTGCTGATCACCGAATACGTGGAAGGCAGCAGCTATAACAAAGCCCTGGAGATCACCAACACCGGTGACAGCGTCGAGAACCTCGACGGCACCGACGTGGCGGTTTACTTCAACGGCGCCAGCACCACCACTACTCACATCGCGCTGTCCGGCACCCTGGCCGCCGGTGCCAGCCTGGTGCTGGCCCATACCAGCGCCGATGACAGCATCCAGGCTGACATCCGCTCCGGCTCGGTCAACTTCAACGGCGACGACGCCGTGGCCCTGGAGCGTGACGGCCAGGTGCTGGACCTTATCGGCATCATCGGTGTCGACCCGGGTTCTGAATACACCCAGGACGGCAAGTCCACCAAGGACATGACCCTGCGCCGCATTCCCGGCAGCAGCCCCAGCACCACCTTTGACTTTGACCAGTGGCAAGCCTTTGCCAAAGACAGCTTTGCGGGCCTCGGTTGCAGCGGCCTGAGCGATTGCACCGGCGACGGCGACGACGACGGCACGCCTCCCGATGCCTGGGTTTGCCCCAGCGATTACCAAACCATTCCCAGCATCCAGGGCAGTGGCTTTAGCTCGCCGCTGGTGCCTGACGGCAGCTACTACAGCACCGACAAAGTGGTCACCCAAGGCCGGGTAACCCAGGTGATGCGCGGCCTGCTTAAAGGTTTCTTCCTGCAAGACGGCGCCGGTGACGGCGACCCGGCCACCTCTGACGGTATCTTCGTTTACACCGGCTCGGCGCCTGACAGTAGCATTCAGCCGGGCCAGGCCGTTTGCGTGGAAGGCCTGGTGCAGGAGTACTACGGCTTTACCGAAATCGTTATGGACCACATGGCCCAGAGCCCGCTGGATTTGGCCCAGGTTGAGCCCGTTGATTTGGTGATTGACCCTAAAGACATCCCCGGCTCCCTGGAGCGGGTAGAAGGCATGAAGGTGCGTCTGACGGCAAGCAGCGACATGCAGGTCACCCGCCCCTTCAGCTACGACTACGATTCTTCTCGCAACAACATGGTGCTGGCCTACGGCGGCCCGCTCTATACCCCGACTCAGCTCTATCCGGCGCTGAGCGACGACGCTGTGGCCCTGGCCAAGAGCAACGCCGAGCGCACCCTTTATATCGACACCGACAGCAAGCCGGCCGATGGCGTGGTGCCTTACTTCCCAGGGCTGGACGCCGAGCAGGGCTATATCCGCGTGGGTGACCGGGTTGAGAACCTGACCGGGGTTGTGGCCTATTCCTACAGCAACTACCGCCTGGTAGCCGGCACTGATGCCAGCCTCAGCGCCGCCGACTTTGTGCACCTGCAAGACCGTACTGCGGCCCCTGTGGTGGCCGAAACCGGTTCGCTGCGGGTGGCGAGCTTTAACGTGCTCAACTTCTTCAACGAAGCGGTGGGCGGCGATGCCAACCCGCTGGGGGTGAACCGCGGCGCCGAAACCGCCGATGCCTTTGCCCTGCAGCGCACCAAGATCGTGAGCGCCCTGACCGCCATCGACGCCGATGTGCTGGGCCTTATCGAGGTGGAAAACAACGGCTTTGGCGAAAACTCGGCCATCCGTAACCTGGTTGATGCCCTTAACGCCGAGCTGCCAAGCGACAAGCAATACGCTTTTGTCAGCCCCGACGCGGGCGGCAGCATCGGCTCTGACGCTATCACCTCGGCCATTTTGTACCGCCCGGCCAAGGTAGCGGCGCAAGGGGCTCTGGATATCCTGGAGATGCCCAACCAGATCACCGTCACCGACGGGGTTGAAGACATCCACCACGGTGGCCGCCCCAGCCTGCTGCAAACCTTCAAGCGGGTAAATGCCAAAGGCAAGGCGGTGGGCAAGGCCTTCCGCGTCGCCATCAACCACCTGCGCTCCAAAGGCTCAAGCTGCGCCGAGGATGAAGAAGGTAAAGTGGTAGACGGGCAGGGCAGCTGCAACGAGCTTCGCAATACCGAAGTGTCGCGCCTGGCTGACCATATCCTCGCCACCAAGACCCCGACTCTGCTGTTGGGTGACTTCAACGCCTACGGCAGTGAAGATCCGTTACTGGTGCTGACCGAGATCCCGGCCCTTGACCGTGAGCTGAAAACCGCCCACGACACCTACCTGGGCGACACCACCGAAGCGCCCCTGCTGGAAGGCCCGGCCCGTGTCATTACCCAAGGCTATGGCCTGGTGAACCTCACCGAGCCCAAGGCCTATTCCTACCAGTACGACGGCGCCATTGGCCGCCTCGACCAGGCCCTGGCTACCAAGGACTTGGCCCAAAAAGTGGTGGCGGTTGCCGATTGGAACATCAACTCCGCCGAGAGCAACCTCTTTACCTACGAAACCCAGTACACCGGTAGCCTGGTGAAATCCGAAGGGCCGTTCAGTTCTTCCGACCACGATCCGGTGGTGGTTGAGCTTGACTGGGGCGCCCAAGAGCACAGCGGCCCGGCCCTTTGCGAGCACAAAGTTGTTAACCGCTGGACCGGCGGCTTCCAGGGCGCTATCCGTATCACCAACACCTCCGATAAGCCCATCAAGGGCTGGGACGTGAACTGGGGTTACACCGACGGCAGCCATGTGGGTGGTGCCTGGGGCGCCGCGCTCACAGGCGAAGGCCCCTACAACGCCAAAAACCTGAGCTGGAACAGCACCATCGCGCCTAACCAAACCGTGGAAGTGGGCTTTACCGCCCAAGGCGATGGCCATGCTACCGCCGTAACCGGTGATATCTGCCAAGCCGCGGACGACCAAGACGATGGCGACGACACCCAGCCCCTGCCGAGCGCCCAGTGCGAATACCAACTGGATAACAGCTGGCCGGGCGGCTTCCAGGGCAAGGTGCGCATTACCAACACGTCAGCGGCGCCGATCTTCGGCTGGCAAGTGGCTTGGTCCTTCCTTGACGGCAGCACCATCAGCCACAGCTGGAGTGCCGACGTCAAAGGCGACGGTCCCTACACCGGCAGCGACTTGAGCTGGAACCACAGCATCGAGCCGGGCCAGAGCGTGGAGTTTGGCTTTATCGGCAAAGGCGCTGGCAAGGCTTCTGCCATCAGCGGCGATCTCTGCAAATAA
- a CDS encoding cytochrome ubiquinol oxidase subunit I gives MFDLTAFYLARIQFAFTVSFHIIFPSITIGLGLYLVVLEGLWLYSKKDVWRELYHFWLKIFAVNFGMGVVSGLVMAYQFGTNWSGFTAFAGSINGPMLTYEVLSAFFLEAGFLGVMLFGWNRVGAGLHFFSTCMVSLGTLISTFWILASNSFLQTPAGYKVENNQLVPTDWLQAIFNPSFPYRMAHMTMAAIIAAAFMIGASGAWHLLKGNRSPAIKKMFSMAMGMILIAAPQQAFIGDAHGLNTLEYQPAKIAAIEGHWQNKPGEPSPLLLFGVPDMKAEKTRYALEIPYLGSLILTHSLDKQIPGLKSFPPEDRPDSTIIFWSFRIMVALGLLMVATGIWGLVLRLKGKLYEQTLFHRFVLAMGPSGLLCIIAGWFTTEIGRQPWVVYGLLRTKDAVALHSTLHMSVTLIAFVVIYSFVFGIGVNYLIRLIGKGPQALADPVDPHPSRTPARPLSAIDDNPVSPDPKNLRSSN, from the coding sequence ATGTTTGACCTAACAGCCTTTTACCTGGCAAGGATACAGTTTGCGTTTACTGTATCTTTCCATATTATTTTCCCTTCCATCACCATAGGGTTAGGTCTTTACTTGGTGGTATTGGAAGGCCTTTGGCTTTACTCGAAAAAAGACGTCTGGCGCGAGCTTTACCATTTTTGGTTAAAAATTTTTGCCGTTAACTTCGGCATGGGTGTGGTGTCTGGGTTGGTCATGGCTTACCAGTTTGGCACCAACTGGAGCGGTTTTACCGCTTTTGCCGGCAGCATCAACGGGCCCATGCTCACCTACGAGGTGCTCAGCGCCTTCTTCCTGGAAGCGGGCTTCCTTGGGGTGATGTTGTTTGGCTGGAACCGGGTGGGTGCCGGGCTGCACTTTTTCTCCACCTGCATGGTGTCCCTTGGCACCTTGATCTCTACCTTCTGGATCTTGGCCTCCAACAGTTTTTTGCAAACCCCAGCCGGGTACAAGGTAGAGAACAACCAGTTGGTGCCCACCGACTGGCTGCAGGCCATTTTCAACCCGTCTTTCCCTTATCGCATGGCGCACATGACCATGGCGGCGATCATCGCGGCAGCCTTTATGATTGGCGCCTCCGGGGCTTGGCATTTACTTAAAGGCAACCGCTCGCCAGCCATTAAGAAGATGTTCTCCATGGCCATGGGCATGATCCTCATCGCCGCGCCGCAGCAAGCCTTTATCGGTGACGCCCACGGCCTGAACACCCTTGAATACCAGCCGGCCAAAATTGCCGCCATTGAAGGTCACTGGCAGAACAAACCCGGCGAGCCTTCTCCGCTGCTGCTGTTTGGTGTGCCAGACATGAAGGCCGAGAAGACCCGCTATGCACTGGAGATCCCCTACCTTGGCAGCCTTATCCTTACCCACAGCCTGGACAAGCAAATCCCCGGCTTGAAGAGCTTCCCTCCAGAAGACAGGCCGGACTCCACCATTATTTTCTGGTCGTTTCGGATCATGGTGGCGCTGGGTCTGCTGATGGTGGCAACCGGTATCTGGGGCCTGGTACTGCGCCTTAAAGGCAAACTGTACGAGCAAACCCTGTTCCACCGCTTTGTGCTGGCCATGGGGCCATCGGGTCTGCTGTGCATCATTGCCGGCTGGTTTACCACCGAGATAGGCCGCCAGCCTTGGGTGGTGTATGGTCTGCTGCGCACCAAAGACGCGGTGGCGCTGCACAGTACCTTGCATATGTCGGTCACGCTTATCGCCTTTGTGGTGATCTACAGCTTCGTATTCGGCATTGGCGTCAACTACCTTATCCGCCTGATCGGCAAAGGCCCGCAAGCCTTGGCCGACCCTGTCGATCCCCACCCTTCACGCACCCCGGCCCGGCCGTTGTCCGCCATTGATGACAACCCCGTTAGCCCCGACCCCAAAAACTTGAGGAGTAGCAACTGA
- a CDS encoding DUF3634 family protein: MDLSRFSINSEALIVFSLLMLVGYLLVKQLFCVFSLQFKKGKVRVTKGSVPPDFLAACQRIANKTNIKGSVFAYKTRLGLQLSFSANFPPLIKDKVLSAFPHERLDRSFFRRHPKKGELPDKDQP, encoded by the coding sequence ATGGATCTATCCCGATTTTCCATCAATAGCGAAGCGCTGATTGTCTTTTCCCTACTGATGCTGGTGGGGTATCTGCTGGTCAAACAGCTGTTTTGCGTGTTCAGCCTGCAGTTTAAAAAAGGCAAGGTGAGAGTCACCAAGGGCAGCGTGCCCCCCGACTTCCTGGCGGCCTGCCAGCGTATTGCCAATAAAACCAATATCAAAGGCTCGGTGTTTGCCTATAAAACCCGCCTGGGGTTGCAACTGTCGTTCTCGGCCAACTTCCCGCCGCTCATAAAAGACAAGGTGCTGTCGGCCTTTCCCCACGAACGATTAGATCGCAGCTTTTTCCGCCGTCACCCCAAAAAGGGCGAGCTGCCCGATAAAGACCAGCCCTGA
- a CDS encoding DUF418 domain-containing protein — translation MTTRLAAIDSARGLAIFGILLINIQSFGQLDEFRYHRLAEPGLVSQVVWWFNMLLADGKFISLLSLLFGMGLVWLQKAGNSYQYRRLRYLALFGAVHGFLIWDGDILLMYALTAMVVLPFVMGRPRFQLLIAGVLIILATLVFVALVLLTTQGGEPDTTPLAIYNQGSYLSQCFYRLSSFGYTIASWPVFILPMVSGLMLAGAAIAQRPAWFMVLKRYWYGWLLLGLVPSWLLLWQLPDSGFGWLLMFSPFQALGYLGLMLRIGEHWRLLQRAGRLALSHYLLQSLVMTGFFYGFGLYGQFSRLTLLAIALGYIALALALTPLYLRYFSQGPMEWLWRRLAHRDATPG, via the coding sequence ATGACAACCCGACTCGCCGCCATAGACAGTGCCAGAGGACTGGCCATTTTCGGCATCCTGCTTATCAATATCCAGTCCTTTGGCCAACTGGATGAGTTTCGTTACCACCGGCTGGCCGAGCCAGGCTTGGTGAGCCAGGTGGTGTGGTGGTTCAACATGTTGCTGGCCGACGGCAAGTTTATCAGCCTGCTGTCCTTGCTGTTTGGCATGGGCCTGGTGTGGCTGCAAAAGGCCGGTAACAGCTATCAATACCGGCGGCTGCGTTACCTGGCGCTGTTTGGCGCCGTGCACGGCTTTTTGATTTGGGACGGCGATATCTTGCTGATGTACGCCCTGACCGCCATGGTGGTTTTGCCTTTTGTGATGGGCAGGCCGCGCTTCCAATTACTGATAGCAGGCGTGCTGATCATTCTCGCCACCCTGGTATTTGTGGCCCTGGTGCTGCTCACCACCCAGGGCGGCGAGCCGGACACCACGCCGCTTGCCATCTACAACCAGGGCAGTTACCTCAGCCAGTGCTTCTATCGGCTGTCGAGCTTTGGCTACACCATCGCCTCCTGGCCGGTGTTTATCCTCCCTATGGTCAGCGGCCTGATGCTGGCAGGCGCGGCCATTGCCCAGCGGCCCGCCTGGTTTATGGTGCTCAAGCGCTACTGGTATGGCTGGCTGCTGCTGGGATTGGTGCCGTCTTGGTTGCTGCTGTGGCAGCTTCCGGACAGCGGCTTTGGCTGGCTGCTGATGTTCTCACCCTTCCAGGCGCTGGGTTATCTGGGGCTGATGCTGCGTATCGGTGAACACTGGCGGTTGCTGCAACGGGCTGGGCGCCTGGCTCTAAGCCATTACCTGCTGCAAAGCCTAGTGATGACCGGCTTCTTCTATGGTTTTGGCCTTTATGGGCAGTTTTCGAGGCTGACGCTTTTGGCCATCGCCCTTGGCTATATCGCGCTGGCGCTGGCGCTCACCCCGCTTTACCTGCGTTATTTCAGCCAGGGGCCCATGGAATGGCTGTGGCGCCGCCTGGCGCACCGCGACGCTACACCAGGCTGA
- the slyD gene encoding peptidylprolyl isomerase: protein MTISKDKVVTIHYTLKDDAGTVLDTSSGGEPLVYLHGHGNLIPGLESQLDGQAPGAKLEVTVAPEDGYGPYHQELVQEVPRSAFQGVDDIEAGMRFTAQTDAGPRTVVVRDVTDETVTVDGNHPLAGQFLHFAVEIVELRDAEEEELAHGHVHGAGGHHH from the coding sequence ATGACCATCAGCAAAGACAAGGTAGTGACCATCCACTACACCCTTAAAGACGACGCCGGCACCGTTCTGGATACCTCCTCCGGCGGCGAGCCGCTGGTATACCTGCATGGTCACGGCAACCTGATCCCCGGCCTTGAAAGCCAGCTCGACGGCCAAGCCCCTGGCGCCAAACTGGAAGTGACCGTTGCCCCTGAAGACGGTTACGGCCCTTACCACCAGGAGCTGGTGCAGGAAGTGCCTCGCAGCGCCTTCCAAGGTGTTGACGATATCGAAGCCGGCATGCGCTTTACCGCCCAGACCGACGCCGGCCCGCGTACCGTGGTGGTGCGTGACGTCACCGACGAAACCGTCACCGTCGATGGCAACCATCCCCTGGCCGGTCAGTTCCTGCACTTTGCGGTAGAAATCGTCGAGCTGCGTGACGCTGAAGAAGAAGAACTGGCCCACGGCCACGTTCACGGCGCCGGTGGCCACCACCACTGA
- a CDS encoding alpha/beta fold hydrolase — MWLTEAQFERLYPDAIRGYFDAGQQGQLEGLDGVSLHYRLFLPEGASTLLVLSSGRTESVIKYQELIFELGQKGIAVAALDHRGQGLSGRLTGDSELGFVEDFDHYGADLDHFVQKVVVPLGYARHWLLAHSMGGCISALYLERYPHPFEKVVMTSPMFAINTAPFPLWVARGMARWQSLQDEKRGQPRYVPTAGPYQRRPFENNELSHSTLRFERNLDWLDELPGARLGGPSAQWLNAAFLAMEKAIANAVNIKVPVLVIAAGDDKVVSLAGQRAFVDALPDGRLDIVAGGWHELLLESDDYRLLTLATLWSFFND, encoded by the coding sequence ATGTGGCTGACCGAAGCGCAGTTTGAACGCCTGTATCCCGATGCCATTCGGGGCTACTTTGATGCCGGCCAGCAAGGCCAGCTGGAGGGGCTTGACGGTGTCAGCCTCCACTACCGATTGTTCCTGCCCGAGGGCGCCAGCACCCTGCTGGTGCTGAGCTCCGGGCGCACCGAGAGTGTCATCAAATACCAAGAACTTATCTTCGAGCTGGGCCAAAAGGGCATTGCTGTAGCGGCCCTCGACCACCGGGGCCAGGGGCTGTCCGGGCGCCTCACCGGCGATAGCGAGCTGGGCTTCGTGGAAGATTTCGACCACTACGGCGCCGATCTCGACCATTTCGTGCAAAAAGTGGTGGTGCCTTTGGGTTATGCGCGGCATTGGCTGCTGGCCCATTCCATGGGCGGCTGCATCAGTGCTCTCTACCTTGAGCGCTACCCCCATCCTTTTGAAAAAGTGGTGATGACCTCACCGATGTTTGCCATCAACACCGCGCCTTTTCCGCTGTGGGTGGCCAGAGGCATGGCCCGCTGGCAAAGCCTGCAAGATGAAAAGCGCGGCCAGCCCCGCTATGTGCCCACCGCCGGGCCTTATCAGCGCCGTCCCTTTGAAAACAACGAGCTGAGCCATTCAACCCTGCGCTTTGAACGTAACCTCGATTGGCTCGACGAGCTGCCCGGTGCGCGTCTTGGCGGCCCCTCGGCTCAGTGGCTCAACGCCGCCTTTTTGGCCATGGAAAAGGCCATCGCCAATGCGGTGAACATCAAGGTGCCGGTGCTGGTGATTGCGGCGGGGGACGATAAGGTGGTGAGCCTGGCTGGGCAGCGAGCCTTTGTGGACGCCTTGCCCGATGGCCGGTTGGATATTGTGGCCGGCGGCTGGCACGAACTGCTGCTGGAAAGCGACGATTACCGGCTACTGACCCTGGCAACCCTCTGGTCTTTTTTTAACGACTAA
- a CDS encoding glycosyltransferase family 9 protein: MARRILCLLDQEDDATLPWALPMLKSLSQTCLVQVLCKAQHAALFHQLPWLAPPLVAYHPGSWPRLLWQLRRQVWDSIWDLSLPPMTPWRQTLPFLLPSAHRLLLAGSSPFKAQRLPFNHQQHVSERFTQALATLQLSSHHQWLPPLAPKEQDLLARIGEREIVAINLLDDDGQVFMPLVEQFRALLNGLPRMALVLLHPRPEALSDLQSPRLFYLDGGADLGGWQVLARAKSLLGIDSAWVHRAAVLGVGQLAIFPEDGQYLSRWHPNDLHALIWRHPKGAPLPVAELLTQLRKLQKTLKEPNLSLV; encoded by the coding sequence ATGGCCAGGCGCATACTTTGCTTGTTGGATCAGGAAGACGACGCCACCCTGCCCTGGGCGTTGCCGATGCTCAAAAGCCTCAGCCAGACTTGCCTGGTCCAGGTTTTGTGCAAAGCGCAGCACGCCGCGCTCTTTCATCAGCTCCCCTGGCTGGCCCCGCCGCTGGTGGCCTACCATCCCGGCAGTTGGCCAAGGTTGCTTTGGCAACTGCGCCGTCAGGTTTGGGACAGCATCTGGGATCTGAGCCTGCCGCCGATGACCCCCTGGCGCCAAACCCTGCCGTTTTTATTGCCAAGCGCCCACCGCCTGCTGCTGGCTGGCAGTTCCCCCTTTAAGGCCCAGCGCCTGCCCTTTAACCATCAGCAACATGTCAGCGAACGCTTTACCCAGGCCCTGGCCACCTTGCAGTTAAGCTCTCACCACCAGTGGCTGCCGCCGCTGGCGCCCAAGGAGCAGGATTTGCTGGCACGTATTGGTGAGCGGGAAATTGTGGCCATCAACCTGCTAGACGACGACGGCCAGGTCTTCATGCCGTTGGTCGAGCAGTTTCGGGCGCTATTGAATGGCCTGCCGCGCATGGCGTTGGTGCTGCTGCACCCAAGGCCCGAGGCTTTGAGTGACCTGCAATCGCCACGGCTTTTTTATCTCGATGGCGGCGCAGACCTTGGTGGTTGGCAAGTCCTGGCCAGGGCCAAGAGCCTCTTGGGAATAGACTCGGCCTGGGTACACAGAGCGGCGGTGCTGGGGGTTGGCCAACTGGCCATCTTCCCAGAAGACGGCCAGTATTTGTCGCGCTGGCACCCTAACGATCTACACGCCCTTATCTGGCGCCACCCCAAGGGTGCACCGCTGCCGGTCGCCGAGCTGTTAACTCAGCTTCGCAAGCTGCAAAAGACCTTAAAAGAGCCCAATCTCAGCCTGGTGTAG
- a CDS encoding GNAT family N-acetyltransferase, producing MLETERLILRRFTLDDVPAFLAMNTDPHILRFTGGDKAITNLAEAEQAMRAAPLADYEKYGYGRLAVEHKASGEVIGFCGIKYLPEFSLPEIGYRILPAYWGQGLISEAAKVVLAHGHNELGLDHILALIHPDNIGSIRVAEKIGMRRGEQAEYFGMPVWLYASVRG from the coding sequence ATGTTAGAGACCGAACGACTTATTCTGCGCCGCTTCACCCTGGACGATGTGCCCGCCTTTTTGGCCATGAACACCGACCCGCACATTCTGCGCTTTACCGGTGGCGACAAGGCCATTACCAATCTTGCCGAGGCCGAGCAGGCCATGCGCGCCGCGCCCCTGGCGGACTATGAAAAATACGGTTACGGCCGCCTGGCAGTAGAGCACAAGGCCAGTGGCGAGGTGATTGGCTTTTGCGGCATCAAATACTTGCCGGAGTTTTCGCTGCCGGAGATTGGCTATCGCATCCTGCCCGCTTACTGGGGCCAGGGGCTTATCAGCGAAGCGGCCAAGGTGGTGCTGGCCCACGGCCACAACGAGCTGGGCCTTGACCATATCCTGGCCCTTATCCACCCCGACAACATCGGCTCTATTCGGGTCGCCGAGAAAATCGGCATGCGCCGTGGCGAGCAGGCCGAATATTTTGGCATGCCGGTGTGGCTCTACGCCTCGGTGCGCGGCTGA
- a CDS encoding TraB/GumN family protein, translating to MKVGDAAQVLGYYQPMLRRTIFLILLVIFPAASQAAPALWQVDTPSGRFWLLGSIHVGKADNSQQLEKMLATLPKVTTLVQELSPDELSPKAIQSALVHYGILTEGKLSDHLSAEAYRQVSDMADDYGLPMAQLDRTRPWFALMTLMQAALAHSHYDPSLGIDNQVAALARQRHWPIKGLETAERQFKALAASDAYANDMVSDSAKEMDSLDTTLSPMLSAWEHGKLKELNELCPLSQGDNAANRFMHDSTLKARNIEWVPKLLSIAQQRNSLVVVGLGHIICQDNLLGLLKAQGASVQRLQ from the coding sequence ATGAAAGTCGGTGACGCCGCACAGGTGTTGGGCTACTATCAGCCCATGCTGAGACGAACTATCTTCCTGATCCTACTTGTCATTTTCCCTGCTGCCAGCCAGGCGGCACCGGCACTTTGGCAAGTTGATACCCCCAGCGGCCGGTTCTGGCTACTGGGCTCTATTCATGTCGGCAAGGCCGATAACAGCCAGCAGCTTGAAAAAATGCTCGCTACCCTGCCCAAGGTCACCACCCTGGTGCAGGAGCTCTCTCCTGATGAGCTCAGCCCCAAAGCCATACAAAGCGCCTTGGTCCATTACGGCATCCTCACCGAGGGTAAGCTCAGTGACCATCTCTCGGCCGAGGCGTACCGTCAGGTTAGCGATATGGCAGACGATTACGGCCTGCCCATGGCCCAGCTTGACCGCACCCGGCCCTGGTTTGCCTTGATGACCCTGATGCAGGCCGCCCTTGCCCACAGCCATTACGATCCGTCTTTGGGTATCGATAACCAGGTGGCCGCCCTCGCCCGCCAGCGCCATTGGCCCATCAAGGGGCTGGAAACCGCCGAGCGCCAATTCAAGGCCCTGGCCGCCAGCGACGCTTATGCCAATGACATGGTCAGTGACAGCGCCAAAGAGATGGACAGCCTCGATACCACCTTAAGCCCCATGCTGAGCGCCTGGGAACACGGCAAGCTTAAAGAGCTCAACGAACTGTGCCCCCTGAGCCAGGGCGACAACGCCGCCAACCGTTTTATGCATGACAGCACCTTGAAGGCCCGCAATATCGAGTGGGTACCCAAGCTGCTGAGCATTGCCCAGCAGCGCAACAGCCTGGTGGTGGTGGGCCTTGGCCACATCATCTGCCAAGACAATCTGCTGGGGCTCCTTAAAGCCCAAGGCGCCAGCGTGCAAAGGCTGCAATGA